The following are encoded in a window of Rosa chinensis cultivar Old Blush chromosome 4, RchiOBHm-V2, whole genome shotgun sequence genomic DNA:
- the LOC112196970 gene encoding myosin-binding protein 2: MAANKFATMLHRNTNKLTLILIYAILEWVLILLLLLNSLFSYLIVKFADYFGLKRPCLWCSRLDHIFEPGNKSHSSYRDLVCEEHANEIAKLGFCSNHQKLAESQDMCEDCSSQEYSQEWSNKYAFFPWMKQIGMIQGGDDDKEINDKECSCCGVSLSHKLYPPCILLKPSWGVLDYAQKPILSSDVGVDAQTEEGDQSDQSGSDYVADQNGHDEGVVVVVVQGNRGENSVSVSDVDGCCGQRDSDAEEKNNSACCSVCDYVCKETETEANQIEDEANMNVSMDDGDDGRAQIQASCDENKSRGSLHQHLEFYIDQDDCRLVPVELVDSPATIERQSHQNYKVEEDRAHSDTQDVILDFDMHFETQAKPVVELWHSSDEIVELLSSHESKEESKVSVLDSKDLDFDMHFKTQAKPVLECWQSSDEIVELLSSHENKEESKVSVLDSKDLDFDMHFKTQAKPVVECWQSSDEIVELLSSHEIKEESKVSVLDSKDLDFDMHFETQPKPVVECWPSSDEIVVLSSHEIKEENKVSVLDSKDLGQNGEEVEENEQAEDTTSTQATSASCHEDDSQSNAADIVGRDIDSDVLQATTEDDDIHMRNDEIDTEVSIGTDIPDHDIFNEDIQSAHELLHSYPSVQEDPSTSSPNAEIDDNHGAKQEEEFLEFKTLSVETSEKEQNSYFSLGSELNEIEEEKVLPDTPTSIDNFHQLYNRMLLTERRESGTEASLDGSVVSDIECGDGVLTMEKLKSVLRAERKALNRVYAELEEERSASAIAANQTMAMINRLQEEKAAMQMEALQYQRMMDEQSEYDQEAMQLLNELMVKREKEKQELEKELEICRKKVQDYEAKEKIMILRRMKEGCTRSRTSSGPCSNAEDSDGLSIDLNHEVKEEDNLSGHEESSNQNTPRDAVLYLEESLASFEEEKLSILDQLKELEEKLLTLNDEEEEEHYEDIKPIDHFFSENGNGYHENGDVGGEENGIANGHSKEMNGTHHQDRKIMGSIKAKRLLPLFNEAEDEDEELNGDVEGYDSVASQDHKKFAIEEEVAHVYERLQALEADREFLKHCISSLRKGDKGLDLLQEILQHLRDLRSVETRLRNSGEGIL, translated from the exons ATGGCTGCCAACAAGTTTGCCACCATGTTACACAGAAACACCAACAAACTCACTCTGATTCTCATCTACGCAATCCTCGAATGGGTTCtgatcctcctcctccttctcaacTCCCTCTTCTCTTATCTGATCGTCAAGTTCGCCGATTACTTTGGCCTCAAACGACCCTGCCTCTGGTGTTCTAGGCTCGATCACATCTTCGAGCCCGGAAACAAGAGCCACAGCTCTTACAGAGATCTTGTGTGTGAAGAACACGCCAATGAAATAGCCAAACTTGGGTTTTGCTCGAATCACCAGAAACTGGCTGAGTCTCAAGATATGTGTGAGGATTGCTCATCGCAGGAATATTCTCAAGAATGGTCTAACAAGTATGCTTTCTTTCCGTGGATGAAGCAAATTGGGATGATTCAAGGCGGCGATGATGATAAGGAGATTAACGATAAGGAGTGTTCTTGCTGCGGTGTGAGCTTGAGCCACAAGCTGTACCCTCCTTGTATTCTGCTCAAGCCTTCTTGGGGGGTTTTGGATTACGCTCAAAAACCGATTTTGAGTTCAGATGTAGGGGTTGATGCTCAGACTGAGGAAGGTGATCAGTCGGATCAAAGTGGATCGGATTATGTGGCAGATCAAAATGGACATGATGAgggtgttgttgttgttgttgttcaagGAAATAGGGGAGAGAattcggtttcggtttcggATGTTGATGGATGTTGTGGACAAAGAGACTCTGATGCAGAGGAGAAGAATAATTCAGCATGTTGTTCTGTTTGTGACTATGTCTGCAAGGAAACGGAAACTGAggccaatcaaattgaagacgaGGCTAATATGAATGTCTCCAtggatgatggtgatgatggtcGAGCTCAAATTCAGGCCAGTTGTGATGAGAATAAGTCTCGTGGGAGTCTGCATCAGCATCTGGAGTTCTACATTGATCAAGATGATTGCCGGTTGGTTCCGGTTGAATTGGTTGATTCTCCTGCCACCATCGAGAGGCAAAGTCACCAGAATTATAAGGTGGAGGAAGACCGAGCACATAGTGATACTCAAGATGTTATTCTGGATTTCGACATGCATTTCGAGACACAAGCCAAACCGGTTGTTGAGTTGTGGCACAGTTCAGATGAAATTGTGGAATTACTTTCATCCCATGAGAGTAAAGAGGAGAGCAAAGTTTCAGTTCTTGACTCAAAGGATTTAGATTTCGATATGCATTTCAAGACACAAGCCAAACCGGTTCTTGAGTGTTGGCAGAGTTCAGATGAGATTGTGGAATTACTTTCATCCCATGAGAATAAAGAGGAGAGCAAAGTTTCAGTTCTTGACTCAAAGGATTTGGATTTCGATATGCATTTCAAGACACAAGCCAAACCGGTTGTTGAGTGTTGGCAGAGTTCAGATGAGATTGTGGAATTACTTTCATCCCATGAGATTAAAGAGGAGAGCAAAGTTTCAGTTCTTGACTCAAAGGATTTGGATTTCGATATGCATTTTGAGACGCAACCCAAACCGGTTGTTGAGTGTTGGCCCAGTTCAGATGAGATTGTGGTACTTTCATCCCATGAGATTAAAGAGGAGAACAAAGTTTCAGTTCTTGACTCAAAGGATTTGGGCCAGAATGGAGAAGAAGTTGAAGAAAATGAGCAAGCTGAAGATACTACTAGTACTCAAGCAACATCAGCCTCTTGTCATGAGGATGACAGTCAATCAAATGCTGCTGACATAGTAGGAAGAGACATTGATTCAGATGTTCTTCAAG CAACAACTGAGGATGATGACATCCATATGCGGAACGATGAGATTGATACAGAGGTCTCAATAGGGACTGATATTCCTGATCATGATATATTCAATGAGGATATTCAATCAGCTCATGAACTTCTACATTCTTATCCCAGTGTGCAAGAAGATCCTTCTACAAGTTCTCCCAATGCTGAAATTGATGATAATCATG GTGCTAAGCAAGAAGAAGAGTTTCTAGAATTCAAGACCTTATCAGTTGAAACAAGTGAGAAAGAACAAAATAGTTATTTCTCATTAGGTTCAGAACTTAATGAGATTGAGGAAGAGAAGGTTCTTCCTGATACACCAACTTCTATAGACAATTTCCATCAGTTGTATAATAGAATGCTACTAACTGAGAGAAGGGAATCGGGAACAGAAGCATCATTGGATGGAAGTGTAGTGAGCGACATTGAATGTGGTGATGGAGTCCTGACTATGGAGAAGCTGAAATCGGTGTTGAGAGCTGAACGGAAAGCTTTAAATAGAGTATATGCAGAACTTGAAGAAGAGAGGAGTGCTTCTGCAATAGCAGCCAACCAGACAATGGCAATGATAAATAGGCTACAAGAAGAAAAGGCAGCAATGCAGATGGAAGCTTTGCAGTACCAAAGGATGATGGATGAGCAGTCTGAGTACGACCAGGAAGCTATGCAGCTCTTAAACGAGCTCATGGTAAAGAGGGAAAAGGAAAAGCAAGAACTTGAAAAGGAGCTAGAAATATGTCGAAAGAAGGTCCAAGATTATGAGGCCAAAGAGAAAATTATGATTTTGAGGAGAATGAAAGAGGGCTGCACAAGAAGTAGGACTTCATCTGGTCCTTGTAGCAATGCTGAGGATAGTGATGGACTTTCTATTGATTTGAATCATGAAGTGAAGGAAGAAGATAACCTCTCGGGACATGAAGAGAGTAGCAATCAAAACACACCAAGGGATGCGGTGTTATATTTAGAAGAATCTCTGGCTAGCTTTGAGGAAGAGAAGTTATCCATTCTAGACCAACTCAAGGAATTGGAAGAGAAGCTTTTGACCTTGAATgacgaagaggaagaagaacatTACGAGGATATAAAACCAATTGATCATTTCTTTTCAGAGAATGGGAATGGCTACCATGAGAATGGTGATGTTGGCGGTGAAGAAAATGGCATTGCAAATGGCCACTCCAAAGAAATGAATGGAACACATCATCAAGATAGAAAAATTATGGGATCAATTAAGGCAAAGAGACTTCTTCCACTTTTCAatgaagctgaagatgaagacgAGGAGTTGAATGGAGATGTAGAAGGTTATGATTCTGTTGCATCACAAGATCACAAGAAATTCGCTATTGAAGAGGAGGTTGCGCATGTCTATGAGAGACTACAAGCACTTGAAGCAGATAGAGAGTTTCTAAAGCACTGTATTAGCTCCTTAAGGAAAGGTGACAAGGGATTAGATCTTCTCCAAGAAATTTTGCAACATCTTCGTGACCTGAGAAGTGTGGAAACCCGTCTAAGGAATTCGGGAGAGGGTATCCTATAA
- the LOC112199939 gene encoding cysteine-rich receptor-like protein kinase 10, which yields MTKSKNFLNNFIKTFRFGSSKDGHNEEDLEKIAQQEQKVFTFETLVAATKDFHPDNKLGQGGFGPVYKGRLPDGRAIAVKKLSQSSSQGKKEFMNEAKLLARVQHRNVVNLLGYCAHGGEKLLVYEYVVHESVDKLLFKPDRRQELDWKRRYDIICGVAKGLLYLHEDSHNRIIHRDIKASNILLDDKWVPKIADFGMARLFPEDQTHVNTRVAGTNGYMAPEYVMHGHLSEKADVFSFGVLVLELISGQRNSSFNLNVEAQSLLDWAYKLYKKGRSLEMMDPTLAPSAVTDQVAMCIQIGLLCIQGDPQIRPTMHRVVVILSKKPSNLEEPTRPGIPGSRYRRSHRPAGSSSTAGTSGESNSHTFGSSFTATGTSSATQVVQDRGKRPMES from the exons ATGACCAAGTCCAAGAACTTCCTCAACAATTTCATCAAAACCTTCAGGTTCGGCTCAAGCAAAG ATGGCCATAATGAAGAGGACTTGGAGAAAATTGCTCAACAGGAACAGAAGGTTTTCACTTTTGAGACTTTGGTGGCTGCTACCAAGGATTTTCACCCCGATAATAAGCTCGGACAAGGCGGATTTGGGCCGGTTTACAAG GGGAGATTGCCTGATGGTAGAGCTATTGCAGTGAAGAAGCTGTCACAAAGTTCAAGTCAAGGAAAAAAAGAGTTCATGAACGAAGCCAAGTTGTTGGCTCGCGTGCAACACCGCAATGTTGTGAATTTATTGGGCTATTGTGCTCATGGGGGAGAGAAACTACTTGTATATGAATATGTCGTACATGAGAGCGTTGACAAGCTTCTCTTCA AACCGGATAGACGACAGGAGCTTGACTGGAAGCGGAGGTATGATATAATATGTGGCGTTGCAAAAggtttgctttatcttcatgaaGACTCGCACAATCGTATTATACACAGAGACATCAAGGCCAGCAACATTCTGCTTGATGATAAATGGGTCCCCAAGATTGCTGATTTTGGCATGGCTCGTCTCTTTCCTGAAGATCAAACGCACGTTAATACGCGTGTTGCTGGGACCAA TGGGTATATGGCTCCAGAGTATGTCATGCATGGACATTTATCGGAGAAGGCCGATGTATTTAGCTTTGGTGTGTTGGTTTTGGAGCTTATCAGCGGCCAAAGGAATTCGTCATTCAACTTAAATGTTGAAGCGCAGAGCCTTCTTGATTGG GCATACAAGCTGTACAAGAAGGGGAGAAGCTTGGAGATGATGGACCCAACATTAGCACCATCCGCGGTCACTGATCAAGTAGCAATGTGTATCCAGATAGGGTTATTATGCATACAAGGCGACCCCCAGATCAGACCCACCATGCATCGCGTGGTCGTGATCCTATCAAAGAAACCGAGCAATCTTGAAGAGCCAACTAGACCTGGAATACCAGGATCAAGATACAGAAGATCTCACAGACCAGCTGGTTCATCTTCCACTGCTGGGACTTCTGGTGAATCAAATTCTCATACATTCGGATCGAGCTTTACCGCAACTGGAACCAGTTCGGCAACCCAAGTTGTACAAGACCGGGGGAAACGTCCTATGGAGAGTTAG
- the LOC112199940 gene encoding blue copper protein 1a, translated as MASNKLVTLIAAVLILLPAIAMAKDIVVGDDSGWKLNFDYQVWAKDKVFQVGDTLVFKYKPPTHNVYKVDGAGFKDCTKPAANEALTSGNDKVELKTAGKKWYICGVSDHCDQGMKLTLNVTEKSSAARGIIFPRSQVFGVAIFAIVAIVM; from the exons ATGGCTTCGAACAAACTTGTGACCTTAATCGCCGCTGTTCTGATTCTTCTCCCTGCGATAGCCATGGCGAAAGATATCGTCGTCGGAGACGATAGCGGGTGGAAGCTGAATTTCGATTACCAAGTTTGGGCCAAGGACAAAGTATTTCAAGTTGGTGATACACTAG TGTTCAAGTACAAACCTCCTACTCACAATGTGTACAAGGTGGACGGAGCTGGGTTCAAGGATTGCACTAAACCGGCAGCAAACGAAGCATTGACTAGTGGAAATGACAAAGTAGAACTGAAAACCGCCGGAAAGAAATGGTACATTTGCGGCGTTTCCGATCACTGTGATCAGGGGATGAAGCTTACCCTTAACGTTACGGAGAAGTCTTCTGCGGCTCGTGGGATCATCTTCCCCCGAAGCCAAGTCTTCGGGGTCGCCATCTTTGCCATCGTAGCAATTGTGATGTGA